One window from the genome of Paenibacillus azoreducens encodes:
- a CDS encoding methyl-accepting chemotaxis protein: protein MNILDAIIAAVPYIKQIIGGEMMIGVTDLETFLLYEPSDTIDFGLKAGDPIPQEDQNLRTALAGQHSSTQLPAEIYGKRILATAIPVRDDQGVIVGALAMAQSYENQERLEDYMGQIEGISSRLVDMVQNVAAHSEELSATSEHILDNSKNAVQESANINKTIDLIGNISNQTNILGLNASIEAARAGQLGAGFNVVAKEVRKLSEDTKRATAQISETLGSVQNSIRQMESDFSQIATSSQEQAELVGEFMEVIEQLNRTGEDMKVFVSKLLGGH from the coding sequence ATGAATATTCTGGATGCAATCATCGCCGCGGTGCCGTATATTAAACAGATCATAGGTGGAGAAATGATGATTGGGGTAACAGACCTGGAAACATTTTTGCTTTATGAGCCTTCGGATACGATTGATTTCGGACTCAAAGCGGGCGACCCCATTCCACAAGAAGATCAAAATCTGAGAACAGCTCTTGCCGGGCAGCACTCGTCAACACAGCTTCCGGCGGAAATTTACGGAAAACGCATATTGGCAACCGCCATTCCCGTTCGCGATGACCAAGGGGTAATCGTGGGGGCTCTGGCCATGGCGCAAAGCTACGAGAACCAGGAACGGCTTGAAGATTACATGGGGCAAATTGAGGGGATTTCCAGCCGTCTTGTCGATATGGTCCAAAATGTAGCCGCACATTCCGAAGAACTCTCCGCTACCAGCGAGCATATTTTGGACAACTCCAAAAATGCGGTTCAGGAATCCGCGAACATCAATAAAACAATCGATTTAATCGGCAACATCTCTAACCAGACCAATATTTTGGGCCTGAACGCCTCGATCGAGGCCGCACGGGCCGGCCAACTGGGGGCCGGGTTTAATGTCGTCGCCAAGGAAGTTCGCAAGCTGTCCGAAGATACGAAACGGGCGACGGCGCAAATTTCCGAAACGCTGGGAAGCGTCCAAAATTCGATTCGGCAAATGGAATCGGATTTCTCCCAGATCGCTACATCCTCCCAGGAGCAAGCAGAACTGGTTGGCGAATTTATGGAGGTTATCGAGCAGTTGAACCGTACGGGCGAAGACATGAAGGTATTTGTCAGCAAGCTGCTTGGAGGTCATTAA
- a CDS encoding cold-shock protein, producing the protein MYFGKKAVEEIPEADTAIWSCTNDGCNGWMRDNFAFEQVPVCAHCNSPMVSSTKMLPLVVNDHPIKMLKKGTLI; encoded by the coding sequence ATGTACTTCGGCAAAAAAGCGGTTGAGGAAATTCCCGAGGCGGATACGGCGATTTGGAGCTGCACCAATGATGGCTGCAATGGTTGGATGAGGGATAATTTTGCTTTTGAGCAGGTGCCTGTATGTGCCCACTGCAATTCGCCCATGGTTAGCAGTACGAAAATGTTGCCCTTGGTCGTCAACGATCATCCTATTAAAATGCTCAAGAAGGGCACCTTGATATAG